In Streptomyces sp. 840.1, one DNA window encodes the following:
- a CDS encoding NAD(P)-dependent oxidoreductase, with product MPAPRTVLLTGAAGGLGTLMRGLLPAHGYRLRLLDMVPVEGEPDAITADLADTEALREAVRGVDAIIHLAGISLEASFDKILRANIEGTYNLYEAALAEGVRRIVFASSNHAVGFTPRPLPGDPLIPIGTPRRPDTFYGLSKSFGEDLAQLYWDRHGLETVSVRIGSCFPEPTSVRMLSVWMSPGDGARLFDAALTAENVGHTVIHGSSDNTRLWWDLASARSLGYEPQDDSEPYAAKLIAEQGELDPDNPDHAHLGGHFCTNPPIWPH from the coding sequence ATGCCCGCTCCCCGCACCGTCCTGCTCACCGGCGCCGCAGGCGGCCTCGGCACCCTGATGCGCGGACTGCTGCCCGCCCACGGCTACCGGCTCCGCCTCCTGGACATGGTCCCCGTCGAGGGCGAGCCGGACGCGATCACCGCCGACCTGGCAGACACGGAGGCGCTGCGGGAGGCGGTGCGGGGTGTCGACGCGATCATCCACCTCGCGGGGATCTCACTGGAAGCCTCGTTCGACAAGATTCTCCGGGCGAACATCGAGGGCACCTACAACCTCTACGAGGCCGCCCTCGCGGAGGGCGTACGGCGGATCGTCTTCGCCTCCTCCAACCACGCCGTCGGATTCACCCCCCGACCGCTCCCGGGCGACCCGCTGATCCCGATCGGGACCCCGCGCCGCCCGGACACGTTCTACGGGCTCTCCAAGTCCTTCGGCGAGGACCTCGCCCAGCTCTACTGGGACCGGCACGGGCTGGAGACCGTCTCGGTGCGCATCGGCTCCTGCTTCCCGGAACCGACCTCCGTACGGATGCTCTCGGTCTGGATGAGCCCCGGCGACGGCGCCCGCCTGTTCGACGCCGCGCTCACCGCCGAGAACGTCGGACACACGGTCATCCACGGCTCGTCCGACAACACCCGGCTCTGGTGGGACCTGGCCTCGGCACGCTCGCTCGGCTACGAACCGCAGGACGACTCGGAGCCGTACGCGGCGAAGCTCATCGCCGAGCAGGGCGAACTCGACCCGGACAACCCGGACCACGCCCACCTCGGCGGCCACTTCTGCACCAACCCGCCGATCTGGCCGCACTGA
- a CDS encoding 5-dehydro-4-deoxyglucarate dehydratase: protein MTSAPLAARLTAVAGPLFFPVTPYGPDGSVDLEVFRAHVRTGIDAGAAAVFACCGTGEFHALTPEEFRLVVAAAVEETAGQVPVVAGAGYGTALAVQFARLAEEAGADGLLAMPPYLVVADQEGLLAHYTALAAATGLETIVYQRDNAVFTPQTVLALAQTPGIIGLKDGYGDLDLMQRIVSAVRTGLPGRDFLYFNGLPTAELTGLAYRGIGVTLYSSAVFAFAPDIALAFYRALEAGDDDLVNALLDHFYRPLVELRSKGRGYAVSLVKAAVRLQGLDVGEVRSPLTEPPAAHIEELTGIIASGRALLERNAAGAGERG from the coding sequence GTGACCTCAGCCCCTCTTGCCGCCCGACTCACCGCTGTCGCCGGGCCGCTCTTCTTCCCCGTCACCCCTTACGGACCCGACGGCTCCGTCGACCTGGAGGTCTTCCGCGCGCACGTGCGCACGGGCATCGACGCCGGTGCGGCGGCGGTCTTCGCCTGCTGCGGGACCGGTGAGTTCCACGCCCTGACGCCCGAGGAGTTCCGGCTCGTCGTCGCGGCGGCCGTCGAGGAGACGGCCGGCCAGGTGCCCGTCGTGGCGGGCGCCGGATACGGCACCGCGCTCGCGGTCCAGTTCGCGAGGCTCGCGGAGGAGGCGGGCGCGGACGGGCTCCTCGCCATGCCGCCGTACCTGGTCGTGGCCGACCAGGAGGGGCTGCTGGCCCACTACACGGCGCTCGCCGCCGCCACGGGCCTTGAGACGATCGTCTACCAGCGCGACAACGCCGTCTTCACCCCGCAGACGGTCCTCGCCCTGGCGCAGACGCCGGGCATCATCGGCCTCAAGGACGGTTACGGCGACCTCGACCTGATGCAGCGCATCGTCAGCGCCGTCCGCACCGGACTGCCCGGCCGGGACTTCCTGTACTTCAACGGGCTGCCCACCGCCGAGCTCACCGGCCTCGCCTACCGGGGCATCGGCGTCACGCTCTACTCCTCCGCCGTCTTTGCCTTCGCGCCCGATATCGCGCTGGCCTTCTACCGGGCCCTGGAAGCGGGCGACGACGACCTCGTCAACGCGCTGCTCGACCACTTCTACCGGCCGCTCGTCGAACTGCGGTCCAAGGGCCGCGGCTACGCCGTCTCACTGGTCAAGGCGGCCGTCCGGCTCCAGGGCCTGGACGTCGGTGAGGTGCGCAGCCCGCTCACCGAGCCGCCCGCCGCGCACATCGAGGAGCTGACCGGGATCATCGCGAGCGGCCGCGCGCTGCTGGAGCGGAACGCCGCCGGCGCCGGGGAGCGCGGGTGA
- a CDS encoding MFS transporter, producing MAGSAAGRVLGDRTAGLFFAAVVVSGFGSSAMSLAAGIWVKSLTGSDSLAALALFSVWLPVLFGPVLGALADRLPRKPLLVGANVVMAVLLTTLTAVDSAGRVWILFAVLMAYGTSSALMDSAESALVAGAVDAGLLGDFNGLRMTANEGMKLVAPLTGAALFTRFGGASVALLDAASFALAAGLYGLLRVRRAAPATAGGAAGGWSAGVRQVWGSPVLRPLVLAGSVTMLCAGLNGATLYAVVDRVLGHSPAYAGVLSMAQGVGSVAVGLLAGPLLRRLPERVFTAAGIAVFGAAVGLRAVPCDAVALVACGLIGAGLPCVLIAAMTAVQRETPDALLGRTAAAAGTLMFAPNAVALALGAGLVALVDVTVLVVLVGAVALACAAVLVTGRRRVPAGPLPSSAQA from the coding sequence ATGGCGGGTTCGGCGGCGGGACGGGTACTGGGCGACCGGACGGCGGGTCTCTTCTTCGCGGCGGTCGTCGTCTCCGGGTTCGGCAGCTCCGCGATGTCACTCGCGGCCGGGATCTGGGTCAAGTCGCTCACGGGCTCGGACAGTCTGGCGGCGCTCGCCCTGTTCAGCGTCTGGCTGCCGGTGCTCTTCGGGCCGGTCCTCGGGGCGTTGGCCGACCGGTTGCCCAGGAAGCCGCTGCTGGTCGGGGCGAACGTCGTCATGGCCGTGCTGCTCACCACCCTGACCGCGGTGGACTCGGCGGGCCGGGTCTGGATCCTGTTCGCGGTGCTCATGGCCTACGGGACGAGCTCCGCGCTGATGGACTCGGCGGAGTCGGCGCTGGTCGCGGGGGCCGTGGACGCCGGGCTGCTGGGCGACTTCAACGGGCTGCGGATGACGGCGAACGAGGGCATGAAGCTGGTGGCCCCGCTCACCGGCGCGGCGCTCTTCACCCGCTTCGGAGGCGCCTCGGTGGCCCTGCTGGACGCGGCCTCCTTCGCGCTGGCCGCCGGGCTCTACGGGCTGCTGCGGGTGCGGCGGGCGGCCCCGGCGACGGCCGGGGGTGCGGCGGGCGGCTGGAGCGCCGGGGTGCGGCAGGTGTGGGGTTCGCCGGTACTGCGGCCGCTGGTGCTCGCCGGATCGGTCACGATGCTGTGCGCCGGGCTCAACGGGGCGACGCTGTACGCCGTCGTGGACCGGGTCCTCGGCCACTCCCCCGCGTACGCGGGTGTGCTCTCCATGGCGCAGGGCGTCGGGTCCGTCGCGGTCGGGCTGCTGGCCGGACCGCTGCTGCGGCGGCTGCCGGAGCGGGTGTTCACGGCGGCGGGCATCGCCGTGTTCGGGGCGGCGGTGGGGCTGCGCGCGGTGCCGTGCGACGCGGTGGCACTGGTGGCGTGCGGGCTGATCGGGGCCGGACTGCCGTGCGTGCTGATCGCCGCGATGACGGCGGTGCAGCGGGAGACGCCGGACGCCCTGCTGGGCCGGACGGCGGCGGCCGCCGGCACGCTGATGTTCGCGCCCAACGCGGTGGCGCTGGCGCTGGGCGCGGGGCTGGTCGCGCTGGTGGACGTAACGGTGCTGGTGGTGCTGGTGGGAGCGGTGGCGCTGGCGTGCGCGGCCGTACTGGTCACGGGCCGGCGGCGGGTCCCCGCCGGCCCGCTCCCCTCATCGGCCCAGGCGTGA
- a CDS encoding GntR family transcriptional regulator — translation MTFAPTPIPSRTQYVLEAIKHAILTAQLRPGQALVETELAAQFGVSKTPVREALKTLAGTGLVVMSQYKGVTVRLVDATMAREVYDVRLLLEPEALRRSITRKASLDAAQEALERADSAGDKADRSLANRDFHRALYLPCGNPLLSRMLDEVRDQAALVSTVAWATIPSWEREAAEHREILRLALADDADAAAGALHDHIASFVRRAFPDDEDGGGAA, via the coding sequence ATGACCTTTGCGCCCACCCCGATTCCGTCCCGCACCCAGTACGTGCTGGAGGCGATCAAGCACGCGATCCTCACGGCGCAGCTGAGACCAGGGCAGGCGCTCGTGGAGACCGAACTGGCCGCGCAGTTCGGGGTCTCCAAGACCCCCGTCCGCGAGGCGCTCAAGACCCTCGCCGGCACCGGACTCGTCGTCATGAGCCAGTACAAGGGCGTGACCGTGCGCCTGGTCGACGCGACCATGGCCAGGGAGGTGTACGACGTACGGCTGCTGCTCGAACCGGAGGCGCTGCGCCGCTCCATCACCCGCAAGGCCTCGCTCGACGCGGCCCAGGAGGCCCTGGAGCGGGCCGACTCGGCCGGCGACAAGGCGGACAGGTCGCTCGCCAACCGGGACTTCCACCGGGCCCTCTACCTGCCCTGCGGAAACCCGCTGCTGTCGCGGATGCTCGACGAGGTCCGCGACCAGGCGGCCCTCGTGTCGACCGTCGCCTGGGCGACCATCCCGTCCTGGGAGCGGGAGGCGGCCGAGCACCGGGAGATCCTGCGGCTCGCGCTCGCCGACGACGCGGACGCCGCGGCCGGCGCCCTGCACGACCACATCGCGTCATTCGTCCGCCGCGCCTTCCCCGACGACGAGGACGGGGGCGGTGCGGCGTGA
- a CDS encoding dihydrodipicolinate synthase family protein: MDLTPLRAALADVVAIPVTPFAEDGTVDTAAHRALLRRLLDGGVRILTPNGNTGEFYALTPEERRSVTELTIDEAGGRATILVGVGHDVPTAVAAAEHARDTGADMVMVHQPVHPYVSQGGWIDYHLAIAEAVPGLGVVPYIRNPQLDGETLAVLADRCPNVIGVKYAVPDAARFAAFARDAGLERFVWIAGLAELYAPSYFSAGATGFTSGLVNVAPGVSLAMLEALRAGDHPAAMKVWERIRRFEELRAEGQSANNVTVVKEALASLGLCGREVRPPSRVLPEALRAEVADQVAGWSI, translated from the coding sequence ATGGACCTCACACCGCTCAGGGCAGCCCTCGCGGACGTCGTGGCGATCCCGGTCACCCCGTTCGCCGAGGACGGCACCGTCGACACCGCGGCGCACCGCGCCCTGCTGCGGAGGCTGCTCGACGGCGGCGTCCGCATCCTCACCCCCAACGGCAACACCGGCGAGTTCTACGCGCTCACCCCCGAGGAGCGGCGCTCCGTCACCGAGCTGACCATCGACGAGGCGGGCGGCCGCGCCACGATCCTGGTCGGCGTCGGCCACGACGTGCCGACCGCCGTCGCCGCCGCCGAGCACGCCCGGGACACCGGCGCCGACATGGTGATGGTGCACCAGCCCGTCCACCCGTACGTCTCGCAGGGCGGCTGGATCGACTACCACCTGGCCATCGCGGAGGCCGTCCCCGGACTCGGCGTGGTGCCCTACATCCGCAACCCGCAGCTGGACGGCGAGACCCTGGCCGTGCTCGCGGACCGCTGCCCCAACGTCATCGGCGTCAAGTACGCCGTCCCGGACGCAGCCCGCTTCGCCGCCTTCGCCCGGGACGCGGGCCTGGAACGGTTCGTCTGGATCGCCGGGCTCGCCGAGCTGTACGCCCCCTCGTACTTCTCCGCCGGCGCCACCGGATTCACCTCCGGCCTCGTCAACGTCGCCCCCGGCGTCTCGCTGGCCATGCTGGAGGCGCTGCGGGCCGGCGACCACCCGGCCGCCATGAAGGTCTGGGAGCGCATCCGCCGCTTCGAGGAACTGCGCGCCGAGGGGCAGTCCGCCAACAACGTGACCGTCGTCAAGGAGGCCCTGGCCTCGCTCGGGCTCTGCGGCCGCGAGGTCCGCCCGCCCAGCCGGGTGCTGCCCGAGGCGCTGCGCGCCGAGGTCGCGGACCAGGTCGCGGGGTGGTCCATATGA
- the araD gene encoding L-arabinonate dehydratase, with product MTGRIAPGELRSHQWYGTDGLRSFSHRARTRQLGYLPEEHLGKPVVAILNTWSDINPCHVHLRDRAQAVKRGVWQAGGFPLEFPVSTLSETFQKPTPMLYRNMLAMETEELLRSYPVDGAVLLGGCDKSTPALLMGAASADLPAVFVPAGPMLPGHWRNEVLGSGTDMWKYWDDKRAGLIGDCEMAELENGLARSPGHCMTMGTASTLTAAAEALGVTVPGASSIPAVDSGHDRMAARSGLAIVELVWRQRKLSDILTAQAYEDAVATVLALGGSTNAVIHLIAMAGRSGVRLTLDDFDRVARTVPVLANLRPGGKYLMEDFHFAGGLPGFLSRLTDVLHLDRPTVTHDTLRAQLDGALVHNSDVIRERDNPLAEEGGVAVLRGNLCPDGAVIKHIAAEPHLLRHTGPAVVFDDYREMQRTINDPALALTPDHVLVLRNAGPKGGPGMPEYGMLPIPDYLLKQGVRDMVRLSDARMSGTSYGACVLHIAPESYVGGPLALVRTGDPITLDVEARLLHLDVSEEELERRRAEWKPPANRYERGYAALYQDQITQADTGCDFAFLARPGEVPDPYAG from the coding sequence ATGACCGGCCGCATCGCCCCCGGGGAACTGCGCAGCCACCAGTGGTACGGCACCGACGGGCTCCGCTCCTTCAGCCACCGCGCCCGCACCCGCCAGCTCGGCTACCTCCCCGAGGAGCACCTCGGCAAGCCGGTCGTCGCGATCCTCAACACCTGGTCCGACATCAACCCCTGCCACGTCCATCTGCGCGACCGCGCCCAGGCGGTCAAGCGGGGCGTCTGGCAGGCGGGCGGCTTCCCGCTCGAATTCCCGGTCTCCACCCTCTCGGAGACGTTCCAGAAGCCGACCCCGATGCTCTACCGCAACATGCTGGCGATGGAGACGGAGGAGCTGCTGCGCTCCTACCCCGTCGACGGCGCGGTGCTGCTCGGCGGCTGCGACAAGTCGACGCCCGCGCTGCTGATGGGCGCCGCCTCCGCCGACCTGCCGGCCGTGTTCGTACCGGCCGGGCCGATGCTGCCGGGGCACTGGCGCAACGAGGTCCTCGGCTCCGGCACCGACATGTGGAAGTACTGGGACGACAAGCGGGCCGGACTCATCGGCGACTGCGAGATGGCCGAACTGGAGAACGGGCTCGCCCGCTCGCCCGGCCACTGCATGACGATGGGCACCGCCTCCACCCTGACCGCCGCCGCCGAGGCGCTCGGAGTCACCGTCCCCGGCGCCTCCTCCATCCCGGCCGTCGACTCCGGCCACGACCGGATGGCCGCCCGCTCCGGCCTCGCGATCGTCGAACTGGTCTGGCGGCAGCGGAAGCTGTCCGACATCCTCACCGCCCAGGCGTACGAGGACGCCGTCGCCACCGTCCTCGCGCTCGGCGGCTCCACCAACGCCGTCATCCACCTCATCGCGATGGCGGGCCGCTCCGGGGTCAGGCTCACCCTCGACGACTTCGACCGCGTCGCCCGCACCGTCCCCGTGCTGGCCAATCTGCGGCCCGGCGGGAAGTACCTCATGGAGGACTTCCACTTCGCCGGCGGGCTGCCCGGCTTCCTGTCCCGGCTCACCGACGTACTGCACCTGGACCGCCCCACGGTCACGCACGACACCCTGCGCGCACAGCTCGACGGGGCGCTCGTGCACAACAGCGACGTCATCCGGGAACGCGACAACCCTCTCGCGGAGGAGGGCGGCGTGGCGGTGCTGCGCGGCAACCTCTGCCCCGACGGCGCCGTCATCAAGCACATCGCCGCCGAACCGCACCTGCTGCGCCACACCGGTCCGGCGGTCGTGTTCGACGACTACCGGGAGATGCAGCGCACCATCAACGACCCGGCCCTGGCCCTCACCCCGGACCATGTGCTGGTGCTCCGCAACGCCGGCCCCAAGGGCGGCCCCGGCATGCCCGAGTACGGCATGCTGCCGATCCCCGACTACCTGCTGAAGCAGGGCGTACGGGACATGGTGCGGCTCTCCGACGCCCGGATGAGCGGCACCAGTTACGGGGCCTGCGTGCTGCACATCGCGCCCGAGTCCTACGTCGGCGGCCCGCTCGCCCTCGTCCGCACCGGCGACCCGATCACCCTGGACGTCGAGGCGCGCCTGCTCCACCTCGACGTGAGCGAGGAGGAGCTGGAGCGGCGCAGGGCCGAGTGGAAGCCGCCGGCCAACCGGTACGAGCGCGGATACGCGGCGCTCTACCAGGACCAGATCACCCAGGCCGACACCGGCTGCGACTTCGCCTTCCTGGCCCGGCCGGGAGAAGTCCCCGACCCGTACGCCGGCTGA
- a CDS encoding carbohydrate ABC transporter permease, whose protein sequence is MAQAAAVATPPKVPRRRSASPRRLPYLLIAPAGLLMLGFIAYPVISVFYYSLQNYNVTKPWRNGFAGFDNFTRIFTEDDQFWTTLGFSAQWVVTQVALQLALGLALALIVNQTFIGRGISRAMVFSPWAVSGVLTSTIWILLYNSSTGFSRYLADAGIGDYGTSVLSDTGTVFWAATVAELWRGVPFFAILILADLQSVSKELYEAASVDGAGRLRQFFHITLPHLRDAIILATLLRGVWEFNNVDLLYTLTGGGPAGETTTLPLYVANTGIEGHDFGYASALTTVAFVILLFCSIVYLRLSKFGGDHK, encoded by the coding sequence ATGGCCCAAGCCGCCGCTGTGGCCACACCGCCCAAGGTGCCCAGGCGCCGCTCCGCGAGTCCCCGCCGGCTGCCGTACCTGCTGATCGCCCCGGCGGGACTGCTGATGCTCGGCTTCATCGCCTACCCGGTGATCAGCGTCTTCTACTACAGCCTGCAGAACTACAACGTCACCAAGCCGTGGCGGAACGGCTTCGCGGGCTTCGACAACTTCACCCGGATCTTCACCGAGGACGACCAGTTCTGGACCACCCTGGGTTTCAGCGCCCAGTGGGTGGTCACGCAGGTCGCGCTCCAGCTCGCCCTCGGCCTCGCGCTCGCCCTGATCGTCAACCAGACCTTCATCGGCCGCGGCATCTCCCGCGCCATGGTCTTCTCCCCGTGGGCCGTCTCCGGCGTGCTGACCAGCACCATCTGGATCCTGCTCTACAACTCCTCGACCGGCTTCAGCCGCTACCTCGCGGATGCCGGCATCGGGGACTACGGCACCTCGGTGCTCTCCGACACCGGCACCGTCTTCTGGGCGGCGACCGTCGCCGAACTCTGGCGCGGGGTCCCCTTCTTCGCCATCCTCATCCTCGCCGACCTCCAGTCCGTCTCCAAGGAGCTGTACGAGGCGGCGTCCGTCGACGGCGCGGGGCGGCTGCGCCAGTTCTTCCACATCACGCTGCCGCACCTGCGGGACGCGATCATCCTCGCCACCCTGCTGCGCGGCGTCTGGGAGTTCAACAACGTCGACCTGCTCTACACCCTCACCGGCGGCGGCCCGGCCGGCGAGACCACCACACTGCCGCTCTACGTCGCCAACACCGGCATCGAGGGCCACGACTTCGGCTACGCCTCGGCGCTCACCACCGTCGCCTTCGTGATCCTCCTCTTCTGCTCGATCGTCTATCTACGCCTGAGCAAGTTCGGAGGCGACCACAAGTGA
- a CDS encoding carbohydrate ABC transporter permease, whose translation MTAALAEKNGTHSAHPPAPHTRPPAAHRRRRPGRERAFDEVPRWQIYVPLGIYLVFTLIPFYWMLLFAVRPAGSTSLVPWPMTGEHFDKVWNERSFAVFFQNSMIVGICTLVTTTLVALAGGYALARFNFRIKNAFMLALLCSQFIPGALMLVPLFEIFKNLQLINSLGSVVIAETVFQLPLSIILISGFIKNVPVSLEEAAWVDGCSRFRAFCAVVLPLLRPGLIAVGSFAFVHSWNHFLFALMFLSEQDKQTIPVGLNTLIGADSVDLGALAAGGVIAAVPVVIVFAFIQKWLITGFSAGAVKG comes from the coding sequence GTGACTGCCGCCCTGGCCGAGAAGAACGGCACCCACTCCGCGCACCCGCCCGCGCCGCACACCCGCCCGCCCGCCGCGCACCGGCGCCGCAGGCCCGGCCGCGAGCGCGCCTTCGACGAGGTGCCGCGCTGGCAGATCTACGTACCCCTCGGCATCTACCTGGTCTTCACCCTCATCCCGTTCTACTGGATGCTGCTGTTCGCCGTGCGCCCCGCCGGCTCCACCTCGCTGGTGCCCTGGCCGATGACCGGCGAGCACTTCGACAAGGTCTGGAACGAGCGCAGCTTCGCCGTCTTCTTCCAGAACAGCATGATCGTCGGCATCTGCACCCTGGTCACCACCACGCTCGTCGCGCTGGCCGGCGGCTACGCACTGGCCCGGTTCAACTTCCGGATCAAGAACGCCTTCATGCTGGCGCTGCTCTGCTCGCAGTTCATCCCGGGCGCGCTGATGCTCGTACCGCTCTTCGAGATCTTCAAGAACCTCCAGCTGATCAACTCGCTGGGCAGCGTGGTCATCGCCGAGACGGTCTTCCAGCTGCCGCTCTCCATCATCCTGATCAGCGGATTCATCAAGAACGTGCCGGTCTCCCTGGAGGAGGCCGCCTGGGTGGACGGCTGCTCGCGCTTCCGGGCCTTCTGCGCGGTGGTGCTGCCGCTGCTGAGGCCGGGGCTGATCGCCGTCGGCTCGTTCGCCTTCGTGCACAGCTGGAACCACTTCCTGTTCGCCCTGATGTTCCTCAGCGAGCAGGACAAGCAGACGATCCCGGTCGGCCTGAACACCCTCATCGGCGCGGACAGCGTCGACCTGGGCGCGCTCGCCGCGGGCGGGGTGATCGCCGCGGTCCCCGTGGTGATCGTCTTCGCCTTCATCCAGAAGTGGCTGATCACCGGCTTCAGCGCCGGCGCCGTGAAGGGGTGA
- a CDS encoding Gfo/Idh/MocA family protein, giving the protein MPSLPTTTPVPIVLAGARGHGRWHLANIRRLQDQGLVRLAGVCELKPLDDGELGAFAGELPEQSADFGALLDSTGARAAVICTPIQTHAGLALTAAARGVHLLLEKPPAATLADFQRILTGVRKAGVACQVGFQSFGSHAVPAIRELVRTGAVGTVRGYGAAGAWVRDDAYYRRAPWAGRRRIGGTDVVDGVLTNPLAHAVATALELAGSGEARDITSIETELFRAHDIEADDTSCVRLTTTSGPPVTAAVTLCAEQAGEPYVTVHGDRGRITFWYKQDRVLVQRAGHGPQETVHGRTDLLANLVDHLTHGTALLVPPHRTGAFMEVVEAVRTAPEPRALPSGAWHTAPALTGGGTRRVVRGIDALVAEGADTLALFSELGAPWALPTEVSSP; this is encoded by the coding sequence ATGCCGTCCCTGCCCACGACCACACCCGTCCCGATCGTCCTCGCGGGCGCCCGCGGTCACGGCCGCTGGCACCTCGCCAACATCCGCCGCCTCCAGGACCAGGGCCTCGTCCGGCTCGCCGGGGTCTGCGAACTCAAGCCCCTCGACGACGGCGAACTCGGCGCCTTCGCCGGCGAACTCCCCGAGCAGTCCGCCGACTTCGGGGCGCTCCTGGACTCCACCGGGGCCCGCGCCGCCGTCATCTGCACCCCCATCCAGACCCATGCCGGGCTGGCCCTCACCGCCGCCGCACGCGGCGTCCACCTCCTGCTGGAGAAACCGCCCGCCGCGACCCTCGCCGACTTCCAACGGATCCTGACCGGGGTACGGAAGGCGGGCGTCGCCTGCCAGGTCGGCTTCCAGTCCTTCGGCTCGCACGCCGTGCCCGCCATCCGCGAACTGGTCCGCACCGGCGCCGTCGGCACCGTGCGCGGCTACGGGGCCGCGGGCGCCTGGGTCCGCGACGACGCCTACTACCGGCGGGCGCCCTGGGCGGGGCGGCGGCGGATCGGCGGCACCGACGTCGTCGACGGCGTCCTGACCAACCCGCTCGCCCACGCCGTCGCCACCGCACTCGAACTCGCCGGCAGCGGCGAGGCGCGGGACATCACGTCGATCGAGACCGAACTCTTCCGCGCCCACGACATCGAGGCCGACGACACCTCCTGCGTACGCCTCACCACCACGTCCGGCCCGCCCGTCACGGCCGCCGTCACACTCTGCGCCGAACAGGCCGGGGAACCCTATGTGACCGTCCACGGCGACCGGGGCCGGATCACCTTCTGGTACAAGCAGGACCGGGTCCTCGTCCAGCGCGCCGGTCACGGCCCCCAGGAGACCGTCCACGGGCGGACCGACCTGCTGGCGAACCTCGTCGACCACCTGACGCACGGCACCGCGCTACTGGTGCCGCCGCACCGCACCGGCGCGTTCATGGAGGTCGTCGAGGCCGTACGCACCGCCCCCGAACCGCGCGCCCTGCCCTCCGGCGCCTGGCACACCGCCCCCGCCCTCACCGGCGGCGGCACCCGCCGGGTGGTGCGCGGGATCGACGCCCTGGTCGCCGAGGGCGCCGACACCCTCGCGCTCTTCTCCGAACTCGGCGCCCCCTGGGCGCTCCCGACCGAGGTGAGTTCACCGTGA
- a CDS encoding PmoA family protein, translated as MTTTALLSCAGRPVGRYTYLPAPDGRPYLHPVTTLGGTPVTEEHPADHLHHLGTSVAVPDVAGHNFWGGRTFVRDQGPTALDNHGIQRHLGWKLRDPDGFVEELSWEAGDTELLREHRTVATAELSATAWALDFSFSLTNRGTSDLSIGSPATNGRPGAGYGGFFWRAPKEPSAPAVFSGRGDGEDAVHGHPADWVAMSGDGWTLVFAGATEETRQDPWFVRTTEYPGVGSSLAAARRLPVPAGATVVRRVVTVIADGRLDRDGAAAYVRRAVTA; from the coding sequence GTGACGACCACCGCACTCCTGAGCTGCGCCGGCCGCCCCGTCGGCCGCTACACCTACCTCCCCGCCCCCGACGGCCGCCCCTACCTCCACCCGGTCACCACCCTCGGCGGCACCCCGGTCACCGAGGAGCACCCGGCCGACCACCTGCACCACCTGGGCACCTCCGTCGCCGTGCCCGACGTGGCGGGGCACAACTTCTGGGGCGGCCGCACCTTCGTCCGCGACCAGGGCCCCACCGCACTCGACAACCACGGGATCCAGCGCCACCTCGGCTGGAAGCTCCGCGACCCGGACGGCTTCGTCGAGGAGCTCAGCTGGGAGGCCGGCGACACCGAACTGCTCCGGGAGCACCGCACCGTCGCCACCGCCGAACTCTCCGCCACCGCCTGGGCGCTGGACTTCTCCTTCTCGCTCACCAACCGGGGCACCTCGGACCTGTCGATCGGCAGCCCCGCCACCAACGGCCGGCCGGGCGCCGGATACGGCGGCTTCTTCTGGCGCGCGCCCAAGGAGCCCTCGGCGCCGGCCGTGTTCAGCGGCCGGGGGGACGGCGAGGACGCGGTGCACGGGCACCCCGCCGACTGGGTCGCGATGAGCGGCGACGGCTGGACCCTGGTGTTCGCGGGCGCCACCGAGGAGACCAGGCAGGACCCGTGGTTCGTGCGCACCACCGAGTACCCGGGCGTCGGCTCGTCCCTCGCCGCCGCCCGCCGGCTGCCCGTCCCCGCCGGTGCCACCGTGGTGCGCCGGGTCGTCACCGTGATCGCGGACGGCCGCCTGGACCGGGACGGGGCCGCGGCCTACGTCCGCCGGGCGGTGACCGCGTGA